A genomic stretch from Narcine bancroftii isolate sNarBan1 chromosome 9, sNarBan1.hap1, whole genome shotgun sequence includes:
- the LOC138742248 gene encoding transmembrane 4 L6 family member 1-like isoform X1 has protein sequence MGAGRCARLLGVSLVPLALVSMAASVALLFPNGDARYIVDGHITWWATIQAGVWGSGVLVIVAALRIIAAAAAAAVGDSRCCLCRSGRIKMLSSVFYSLLAIIGSVACFIISIFGMAKGPLCLFSATLPNKSHVHQWDYPFIEKISEINYLYDPMRWRTCEEPKNIVLWNIVLFSILVAISCLEVLLCSIQIINGLLGCIIGG, from the exons ATGGGGGCCGGCCGCTGCGCTCGTCTCCTTGGCGTCTCGCTCGTTCCCCTGGCACTCGTCTCCATGGCCGCCAGCGTCGCCTTGCTGTTTCCAAACGGAGACGCGCGCTACATAGTGGACGGCCACATCACCTGGTGGGCCACCATCCAGGCCGGAGTGTGGGGGAGCGGGGTCCTG GTCATCGTGGCAGCTCTTCGCATCATCGCTGCCGCTGCTGCCGCTGCCGTTGGCGACAGTCGCTGCTGTCTCTGTAGAAGTGGCAGGATTAAG ATGCTTTCCTCTGTCTTTTACTCCTTACTTGCGATCATTGGTTCAGTTGCCTGTTTCATAATCTCTATTTTTGGAATGGCAAAAGGACCTCTTTGCTTATTCAGTGCCACCTTACCCAACAAGAGCCATGTTCACCAGTGGGATTACCCGTTCATTGAAAAGATCAG TGAAATCAATTACCTGTATGACCCTATGCGTTGGAGAACTTGTGAGGAACCCAAGAACATTGTGCTCTGGAATATAGTCCTCTTCTCCATTCTCGTGGCAATCAGTTGTCTGGAGGTTCTCCTCTGCAGCATTCAAATAATCAATGGATTGTTGGGTTGTATCATTGGTGGATAA
- the LOC138742248 gene encoding transmembrane 4 L6 family member 1-like isoform X2, translated as MGAGRCARLLGVSLVPLALVSMAASVALLFPNGDARYIVDGHITWWATIQAGVWGSGVLMLSSVFYSLLAIIGSVACFIISIFGMAKGPLCLFSATLPNKSHVHQWDYPFIEKISEINYLYDPMRWRTCEEPKNIVLWNIVLFSILVAISCLEVLLCSIQIINGLLGCIIGG; from the exons ATGGGGGCCGGCCGCTGCGCTCGTCTCCTTGGCGTCTCGCTCGTTCCCCTGGCACTCGTCTCCATGGCCGCCAGCGTCGCCTTGCTGTTTCCAAACGGAGACGCGCGCTACATAGTGGACGGCCACATCACCTGGTGGGCCACCATCCAGGCCGGAGTGTGGGGGAGCGGGGTCCTG ATGCTTTCCTCTGTCTTTTACTCCTTACTTGCGATCATTGGTTCAGTTGCCTGTTTCATAATCTCTATTTTTGGAATGGCAAAAGGACCTCTTTGCTTATTCAGTGCCACCTTACCCAACAAGAGCCATGTTCACCAGTGGGATTACCCGTTCATTGAAAAGATCAG TGAAATCAATTACCTGTATGACCCTATGCGTTGGAGAACTTGTGAGGAACCCAAGAACATTGTGCTCTGGAATATAGTCCTCTTCTCCATTCTCGTGGCAATCAGTTGTCTGGAGGTTCTCCTCTGCAGCATTCAAATAATCAATGGATTGTTGGGTTGTATCATTGGTGGATAA